In Sphingobium amiense, a genomic segment contains:
- a CDS encoding adenosylmethionine--8-amino-7-oxononanoate transaminase, protein MTSPVWHPFFQHGLDEPIPPVASARGALLHLTDGRSLIDGISSWWVTTHGHCEPRIAAAIARQAATLDQLIFAGYTHAPAEEVARGLIDIAPRFDGQPRLAHVFYSDSGSTAVEVALKMALGYWHNIGQPQRHRILVMQHSYHGDTIGAMSVGERGVYNAAWTPLLFDVGTVPFPAPGSEQACLDALEAACAERPAAFIVEPLILGAGGMLVYPANLLREMAAICRRHGVLFIADEVMTGWGRTGTLFACEQAGVVPDIMPVAKGITGGALPLAATLASAPIFEAHRSTDRARLFYHSSSYTANAIACAAAAANLAIWREDDVLARIAGLSDAIAERMARLSGHPAFANPRQLGAIAAIDLRTDDAGYLSDLAPRLRAWFMERGLLLRPLGNTIYIMPPYCIGATQLDAIFAALHDAGEIFGPHA, encoded by the coding sequence ATGACGTCTCCGGTCTGGCATCCTTTCTTCCAGCATGGTCTCGATGAGCCGATCCCCCCTGTCGCCAGCGCGCGCGGGGCATTGCTGCATCTCACTGACGGCCGTTCGCTGATAGACGGCATTTCGAGCTGGTGGGTCACAACCCATGGCCATTGCGAACCCCGCATCGCCGCCGCCATCGCGCGGCAGGCCGCGACCCTCGATCAGCTCATCTTCGCAGGCTACACCCACGCCCCGGCGGAAGAGGTTGCGCGAGGCCTGATCGACATCGCGCCGCGCTTTGACGGTCAGCCGCGACTCGCCCATGTCTTCTATTCGGACAGCGGATCGACCGCCGTCGAAGTCGCGCTCAAGATGGCGCTGGGATACTGGCACAATATCGGGCAGCCGCAGCGGCACCGCATTCTCGTCATGCAGCACAGCTATCATGGCGACACGATCGGCGCGATGTCGGTGGGCGAACGCGGCGTTTATAATGCGGCATGGACGCCCCTGCTGTTCGATGTCGGCACCGTCCCCTTTCCCGCTCCCGGCTCCGAGCAGGCATGCCTCGACGCGCTCGAAGCCGCCTGCGCCGAGCGTCCCGCCGCCTTCATCGTGGAACCGCTGATTCTCGGCGCGGGCGGGATGCTCGTCTATCCGGCGAACCTGCTGCGCGAAATGGCCGCCATCTGCCGCCGCCATGGCGTGCTGTTCATCGCCGACGAAGTGATGACGGGCTGGGGCCGCACCGGCACGCTCTTCGCCTGCGAACAGGCGGGCGTGGTCCCGGACATCATGCCGGTCGCAAAGGGGATCACCGGCGGCGCGCTGCCGCTTGCGGCCACGCTGGCGAGCGCGCCGATCTTCGAAGCGCACCGCTCGACCGACCGCGCGCGGCTCTTCTACCATTCGTCGAGCTATACCGCCAACGCCATCGCCTGCGCGGCGGCGGCCGCCAACCTCGCCATCTGGCGCGAAGACGATGTGCTGGCGCGCATCGCCGGGCTTTCAGACGCCATCGCCGAACGGATGGCGCGCCTGTCGGGCCATCCCGCCTTCGCCAACCCCCGTCAGCTCGGCGCCATCGCCGCGATCGACCTGCGGACCGATGACGCAGGCTATCTCTCCGACCTCGCCCCACGGCTGCGCGCCTGGTTCATGGAGCGCGGCCTCTTGCTGCGCCCGCTGGGCAACACCATCTATATCATGCCGCCCTATTGCATCGGCGCGACCCAGCTCGACGCGATCTTCGCGGCGCTGCACGATGCGGGCGAAATCTTCGGCCCGCACGCCTGA
- a CDS encoding ShlB/FhaC/HecB family hemolysin secretion/activation protein, with protein sequence MLLVLAALPAPAAAMPPSTLSPPLIQQGEQPAAPNIPEKANGAPLRGDVAVDADDSSAAIRGIDFVGVDAPERVAHAARQFLGRPASRQTLAALARAISDAYARSDIALYTVAIPQQDLSTGQVKVLLAEGFVEDIVYPKGASPLIRAYAERMRAEKPLSRRALERYLSLIRDIPGAKVDVALERGTKPGGVKLAITPARKRFDVSFGIDNRTQSGLGSGQLRATAQANSLLRDGDRTDLVMLGATDLRRYQYVGLSHQTPLGSDGLALGLSGSWLRTRLKNFPVTGEAKSLGLSLSYPVIRSYRRNLTVSTGLDGLDSDAALLGAVLSSDHIRAVRAAAGYSAIGDRDVLTAGLTLSRGLDILDARGTPGFADTVFTKVTARAGYDRMLGKRFVGRLRMTGQYSADRLAGNERFAVGGADYGRAFDTALLSGDRGAAGSFEFAYRPELGKPLKGTEVYGFIDGASVRINRRTGFEGRDYSLASAGGGVRLAYASKASLGLEGARVIKSPFAGVGDWRFNVSWYWKLNR encoded by the coding sequence ATGCTCCTTGTCCTCGCCGCGCTGCCCGCGCCTGCGGCTGCGATGCCGCCTTCGACATTGTCGCCGCCCCTCATCCAGCAGGGCGAGCAGCCTGCCGCGCCCAACATTCCCGAAAAGGCCAATGGCGCGCCGCTTCGGGGCGACGTCGCCGTCGATGCGGACGACAGCAGCGCGGCCATTCGCGGCATCGACTTTGTCGGCGTGGACGCGCCCGAACGGGTCGCGCATGCCGCGCGCCAGTTCCTCGGCCGCCCCGCATCCCGCCAGACGCTTGCCGCGCTCGCCCGCGCGATTTCCGACGCCTATGCGAGGAGCGACATCGCCCTCTACACCGTCGCCATTCCGCAGCAGGATCTGTCGACCGGGCAGGTCAAGGTGCTGCTGGCCGAAGGGTTTGTGGAGGACATCGTCTATCCAAAGGGCGCAAGTCCCCTGATCCGGGCCTATGCAGAGCGCATGCGGGCGGAAAAGCCGCTCAGCCGCCGCGCGCTGGAGCGTTATCTTTCGCTGATCCGCGACATTCCCGGAGCGAAGGTCGACGTCGCGCTGGAACGGGGCACGAAGCCCGGCGGCGTCAAACTGGCGATCACACCGGCGCGCAAGCGCTTCGACGTCAGCTTCGGCATCGACAACCGCACGCAGAGCGGCCTTGGCAGCGGGCAGCTCCGCGCCACGGCGCAGGCCAACAGCCTGCTGCGCGACGGCGACCGGACCGATCTGGTGATGCTGGGCGCGACGGACCTGCGGCGTTACCAATATGTCGGACTCAGCCATCAGACGCCGCTGGGGTCCGACGGCCTCGCGCTGGGTCTCTCAGGATCTTGGCTGCGCACCCGGCTCAAAAATTTTCCCGTCACGGGGGAGGCGAAAAGCCTCGGGCTTTCGCTCAGCTATCCCGTCATCCGCAGCTATAGGCGCAACCTGACGGTCAGCACGGGACTTGACGGTCTGGACAGCGATGCGGCGCTTCTTGGTGCGGTGCTCTCTTCCGACCATATCCGCGCCGTCCGGGCAGCGGCCGGCTATTCGGCCATCGGCGACAGGGATGTGCTGACAGCAGGCCTCACCCTCAGCCGGGGACTCGACATATTGGACGCGCGCGGGACGCCGGGCTTTGCCGATACCGTCTTTACCAAGGTCACGGCCCGCGCGGGCTATGACCGGATGCTGGGAAAGCGCTTCGTGGGCCGCCTGCGCATGACGGGGCAATATAGCGCGGACCGGCTGGCGGGCAATGAGAGGTTCGCGGTCGGCGGGGCGGACTATGGGCGCGCCTTCGACACCGCTTTGCTCAGCGGAGACCGGGGCGCTGCGGGTTCCTTCGAATTCGCCTATCGCCCGGAACTGGGGAAGCCGCTCAAGGGCACCGAAGTCTACGGTTTCATCGACGGGGCCAGCGTCCGGATCAACCGCCGCACAGGCTTCGAAGGCCGCGACTACAGCCTTGCCTCGGCAGGCGGCGGCGTGAGGCTGGCCTATGCGTCCAAGGCGTCGCTGGGTCTGGAGGGCGCGCGCGTCATCAAATCTCCCTTTGCGGGCGTGGGCGACTGGCGTTTCAATGTGAGCTGGTACTGGAAGCTGAACCGATAG
- the yacG gene encoding DNA gyrase inhibitor YacG translates to MSPKPASCSICGQPAQAATRPFCSPACRDRDLLQWLGEGYRVPGASAAAGFQKNDGEGLDSEAD, encoded by the coding sequence ATGTCGCCTAAACCCGCCTCCTGCTCCATTTGCGGCCAGCCCGCACAGGCCGCCACCCGCCCCTTTTGCAGCCCCGCCTGCCGCGACCGCGACCTGCTGCAATGGCTGGGCGAAGGCTATCGCGTGCCCGGCGCATCGGCCGCCGCAGGCTTCCAAAAAAATGACGGCGAAGGGCTGGACAGCGAAGCGGATTGA
- the infA gene encoding translation initiation factor IF-1 — MAKEELLEMRGQVVELLPNAMFRVRLENDHEILGHTAGKMRKNRIRVLVGDEVLVELTPYDLTKGRITYRFK; from the coding sequence ATGGCCAAAGAAGAACTGCTTGAGATGCGCGGACAGGTTGTGGAGCTTCTCCCCAACGCCATGTTCCGCGTGCGACTGGAAAATGATCACGAAATTCTTGGCCATACAGCCGGCAAGATGCGCAAGAACCGCATTCGTGTGCTGGTCGGCGACGAAGTGCTCGTCGAACTGACGCCTTACGACCTGACCAAGGGTCGGATCACCTATCGCTTCAAATAA
- a CDS encoding Maf family protein: MRLILASASPRRLDLLGQIGVAPDAVDPADIDETPRKAELPALYAARVAAEKAALVAQRHPGALILSGDTVVAAGRRILPKAESEEEARACLSLLSGRRHRVLSAITLIDAEGRARHRLSTNVVIFKRLDRMEIDAYIASDEWRGKAGGYAIQGRAAGLIRAIQGSHSAIMGLPLYETRALLKAAGYLLD, encoded by the coding sequence ATGCGGCTCATTCTGGCTTCTGCGTCTCCCAGACGGCTCGACCTTCTGGGCCAGATCGGCGTTGCTCCCGATGCCGTCGATCCGGCGGACATCGACGAAACGCCGCGCAAGGCGGAACTGCCCGCGCTCTACGCCGCGCGTGTCGCTGCCGAAAAAGCGGCGCTGGTGGCGCAGCGTCATCCCGGCGCCCTGATCCTGTCGGGCGACACGGTCGTGGCGGCAGGCCGCCGCATCCTCCCCAAGGCGGAGAGCGAGGAGGAAGCACGCGCCTGCCTCTCGCTTCTGTCGGGGCGGCGGCACCGCGTGCTGAGCGCGATCACGCTCATCGACGCGGAAGGACGCGCGCGCCATCGGCTGTCGACCAATGTCGTCATCTTCAAGCGGCTCGACCGCATGGAGATCGACGCCTACATCGCCAGCGACGAATGGCGCGGCAAGGCGGGCGGCTACGCCATTCAGGGCAGGGCCGCCGGACTCATCCGCGCGATCCAGGGCAGCCACAGCGCGATCATGGGCCTGCCGCTCTACGAAACCCGCGCGCTGCTGAAGGCAGCGGGCTATCTATTGGACTGA
- a CDS encoding ribonuclease: MAEWLYEEGIGEARAALIEHGRLVEALVERESDAARAGAVVQGRLIATVIPKKRGIVRLVSGEEALLEPLPPRLAEGANVLVEILREAVPEEGRPKRAKARAAQPGVKPHPGPSLLQRIRATGTLVIPCPAHEEDRLEAHGWSELLEEAMSGEVGTEAAALRLYLTPAMLLIDVDGSLPPAQLGPKGAKLAAQTVRRMGLSGSIGIDLPTMNNKDERMIAAAQIDKYLPLPFERTAVNGFGFLQIIRKRERANLMELMREDPVLTAALALLRRAERHGRGGAATITAAPAIIGLLRKRTDWIEQLARRRGGEIGLQADPALAISAGHVA; encoded by the coding sequence ATGGCCGAATGGCTTTACGAAGAAGGGATTGGCGAGGCCCGCGCCGCGCTGATCGAACATGGCCGGCTGGTCGAGGCGCTGGTCGAGCGGGAGAGCGACGCGGCGCGCGCGGGCGCCGTGGTGCAGGGCCGCCTCATCGCCACCGTCATTCCGAAGAAGCGCGGCATCGTGCGACTGGTGTCGGGCGAGGAAGCGCTGCTCGAACCGCTGCCGCCCCGTCTTGCGGAAGGGGCCAATGTCCTCGTCGAAATCCTGCGCGAGGCCGTGCCCGAGGAAGGCCGCCCCAAGCGCGCCAAGGCGCGGGCCGCGCAGCCCGGCGTCAAGCCGCATCCCGGCCCCAGCCTGCTCCAGCGCATCCGCGCCACCGGCACTCTGGTCATTCCCTGCCCCGCGCATGAGGAAGACCGGCTCGAAGCGCATGGCTGGAGCGAACTGCTCGAAGAAGCGATGAGCGGGGAAGTCGGGACCGAAGCGGCGGCCCTGCGCCTCTATCTGACGCCCGCGATGCTGCTGATCGACGTGGACGGATCGCTCCCGCCGGCCCAGCTCGGTCCCAAGGGCGCGAAGCTCGCCGCGCAGACGGTCCGGCGGATGGGGCTGAGCGGCTCCATCGGCATCGACCTGCCGACGATGAACAACAAGGACGAGCGGATGATCGCGGCGGCGCAGATCGACAAATATCTGCCCCTCCCCTTTGAGCGCACCGCCGTAAACGGCTTCGGCTTCCTCCAGATCATCCGCAAGCGCGAGCGGGCGAATCTCATGGAACTGATGCGCGAAGATCCGGTGCTGACGGCGGCCCTTGCGCTGCTGCGGCGGGCGGAACGGCATGGCCGGGGCGGCGCGGCGACGATCACGGCCGCCCCCGCCATCATCGGCCTGTTGCGCAAGCGCACCGACTGGATCGAGCAACTGGCGCGGCGGCGCGGTGGCGAGATCGGCTTGCAGGCCGACCCTGCCCTCGCCATATCGGCGGGCCATGTCGCCTAA